One genomic segment of Sander lucioperca isolate FBNREF2018 chromosome 10, SLUC_FBN_1.2, whole genome shotgun sequence includes these proteins:
- the sh3bp5la gene encoding SH3-binding domain protein 5-like, a, whose amino-acid sequence MEPGDLRESPAGSGESDVGDWREVIPGGDEEVKAAETNGTILETALRDTCEEVENEKQKGVGEQLHSPYEEELDPRIQEELEHLNEASAEINRLELQLDDARSGYRKILTESARKLNAQSSQLGGCIEKARPYYEARRLAKEAQQETQKAALSYERAVSMHTAAREMVYVAEQGLMADGKNTLDPTWQEMLNHATSKVNEAEEERLRSEREHMRVTHACQEAEARVQMLQKSLKRVIVKSKPYFELKAQFNHILEENKTKVLQLEQHVAKVKTRYSIALRNLEQISEQIHAQRGRDQAKGGCTSVCGGRSSPVGAESDIRVKKEGGACGGGATGKDRVAAAIDLEKYKEKENEKERERAGSDSLSVFSLQTIASDLEKYDSIEHLGDLSDVGSVTGDEGEKERGGVIDRRDKLAEASAKERQQQFYKQHHRSFSL is encoded by the exons ATGGAGCCAGGCGACTTGCGAGAGAGCCCCGCCGGCTCCGGGGAGTCAGACGTGGGGGATTGGAGGGAGGTTATCCCCGGTGGGGACGAGGAGGTAAAAGCTGCCGAAACTAATGGAACAATACTAGAGACGGCGCTCAGGGACACCTGCGAGGAAGTCGAAAATGAGAAACAAAAAGGAGTTGGTGAGCAATTACACAGCCCCTACGAGGAGGAACTGGACCCCAGAATTCAG GAAGAGTTGGAGCATCTTAATGAAGCCAGTGCGGAAATCAATAGACTAGAGCTGCAGTTGGat GATGCCAGATCAGGGTACCGGAAAATCCTCACAGAGTCTGCCAGGAAGCTAAATGCTCAGAGCTCTCAGCTTGGTGGCTGCATAGAGAAAGCAAGACCTTACTATGAAGCTCGTCGCCTTGCGAAAGAG GCACAGCAAGAGACCCAGAAGGCAGCTTTGAGCTATGAGAGAGCCGTCTCTATGCACACAGCTGCCAGGGAGATGGTCTATGTGGCAGAGCAGGGCTTGATGGCTGATGGCAAGAACACCCTGGATCCTACCTGGCAGGAGATGCTCAACCATGCTACCTCCAAG GTGAACGAAGCTGAGGAAGAGCGACTCCGCAGTGAGAGGGAGCACATGCGGGTCACACACGCCTGTCAGGAGGCCGAGGCTCGGGTTCAGATGCTGCAAAAGTCCCTCAAAAGAGTCATTGTGAAATCCAAACCTTACTTTGAGCTCAAGGCCCAGTTCAACCACATACTGGAG GAGaacaagaccaaagtgctgCAGCTGGAACAGCATGTAGCCAAAGTAAAGACCCGCTACTCCATCGCCTTACGGAACTTGGAACAAATCAGCGAGCAGATCCACGCTcagagggggagggaccaggcCAAGGGAGGATGCACCAGCGTCTGCGGTGGGCGGAGTTCCCCCGTTGGAGCTGAGTCCGACATCAGAGTTAAGAAAGAAGGCGGAGCCTGCGGCGGTGGTGCGACGGGGAAGGATCGAGTGGCTGCAGCCATCGACCTGGAGAAATACAAGGAGAAGGAGAATGAAAAGGAGAGGGAGCGGGCGGGGTCGGATTCCCTTTCGGTCTTCAGCCTGCAGACCATCGCTTCCGACTTAGAGAAATATGACTCCATTGAGCACCTCGGGGACCTCAGCGATGTAGGGAGTGTAACCGGGGATGagggggaaaaagagagaggcggAGTGATTGATAGAAGAGACAAGCTGGCGGAAGCGAGCGCCAAAGAGCGCCAGCAGCAGTTCTACAAGCAGCACCACCGAAGCTTCAGTTTGTGA